The Ziziphus jujuba cultivar Dongzao chromosome 5, ASM3175591v1 genome segment CTCTCCATCAAGAAAAATCGGCATGCGTCCTGTATGTGCAATGACATCTCAGTTTCATTATTCTATTAACTAACTAATCCACCTtccttccatttttttattctattatttaaaaTCCTGTTCATCAACatggtttgtaattttttttttccaaaaaaaaaaaaaaaaaaaaaagattttagtcaacgttaaaaaaaaaagattttaatcaACTTTGAAAGGCCTTAGGATATTATCttacataattttattataatatacgTGATGATGTATTAGCTGCATCAACTTGaaatattttagattttaagctttttaaaaattatatatcttcCTACTTAATTTCTTGCTTACCTAATCAATTTGTTTCTTATATATACGAATCCGAGTCATAGTATTTATTAATGGTCCTAATTAGagctgtcctttttttttttttttttttttttttctctattacaACATGACAGAGGGGTATTTTTCATTCAGATCAAGAATTCAACCTTAAATGTATACTCTCAGTAATACAATTACTAGTTCAAATTACTTACATTGATTCCACGGACGGAGTGGGGTACTTTTCTAGACAGCACAAGAGCCGAATGGAGAAAAAGATTATGCCtgtttgcaaattaattaaagacATCAAGTTAGTTTAATTATAAATAGTAACATTCAAAATTAAACTTTGTGTCTAtagaaaaaactttataaatgaatattatGGGACTATCAAAAATTATTCAtctaaaaaagttatttatttattgttaaatgaataatttagtgatttatcaataaataaatatttattaatttaaaaagaatatattttatactatttttgagaaataattttattaactatataatatatattaataatagaaaagatCAATCAGATCAAATCtataatcacaaaattaatcaccaCTCAATcaacaaagaaaggaaaatggatcaatagagaattttttttatacagagaaatcttcttcctcttccaatcactaaaaattaaaacaacatCTAATATTTCATATGGTATTAGAATACATACGGCATAACAAGGGCACCCAAAAGGGCTATGGCATCGCCGGTGGCTCCTTTGCCACCGAGCTTCGGTACAAACATCCCTTTCAACAACTTCGACGCCGGCGGCTTCACATAACTCATCTCTCCAAAGAAACACGCTGCCATTATGAACACTAGAACTGCTATTAGCATTTCCAGCTTCCTTATCTACAACATATGTATAAAGATCATCACCACACATTtaattaggggaaaaaaaaaaaaaccattagtCATGCAATTTTTAGCCGTGGTGACTTGTTGTGGCTAAATTCATTTTTTGTCCCAACAATTTACGTTAGCTATAAAGTTgtagttaaaaattttattggtgACAACATATAGTAAGGACAGTTATTATAGCTAAAAATATTTGGCTGCAAATAGAAACTTTTAGCCACTACCTTATTGTGCCTAATGCCCTGTTTTTTTTCCTAATGtcattacatatatttatatatatatacgatttAATGTGTCGAAATTAAGCTTAGATGAATGTATAAAATTATTACCCCATATCTTTGAAGGCCCAAAAGGAGAAGAGTGCTACCACCAGTTAACAGAACTCCAACCCAAACGGGGATGTTGAACAGTATGTTCAGTGCAAAAGCTGTTCCGATCACtgcttatttaattatatgaccACCACAAATTAacgatataaatattaattagtttgcTAACGCAAAACCCATTTAATAATACATATGATTAagtaaattgataaattaagtAGAAATCATATTATATGCCTTCGGGTATGTCGGCAGCTATGACCGCAAGCTCTGCTAATAACCATAAACAGTACTTGACTAATAGTGGATACTCAGCCTTGCATAACTCTGCAAGATGTTTCCCTGCGAATTCATCATcacaaaataaagtaaataattaaatgattatCATTTTAAGTGATAAAGATTACTATAGTTTATAAATACGGCAAATagtaagttgatttttttttttctttttttagagaTGCTCTATTGGACatctaaaatacataaaataaaataaaaaagaaaatttttttatcagtaAAGCCAAAATTAATCACATTTTGaaaagcccttttttttttttttgttttgtggggCCTTCAGTTGAGAGAAAAGGCCAAATTAAAGGCAGGCCATAATTCGTTGTTTTACCCGTAGTCACACCGAGGTTTGCCGCAAGTGATTGGATAATGAGAGCGAAAACCAATCCGATAAGGATCACCCACAGTAGctgaaatatacatataaatagcAAATAACATAAACCATATCAATTTTCTGATAAgcgtatttttatttatagaagTACTATTTGGGAAAGTGATTTCTTTTCTGATAAgcgtatttttatttatagaagTACTATTTGGGAAAGTAATTTCTTACTAAGTTAAGCTATAAAATGAGAatccaaatatattatattatttcggAAGAGTTATTTatgtttcaaaataaataagtccacTCAATAAAGTATAGAgtatttatattgaaataaaattgatcctaccaaaatgatatttatcagTTCATTCTataacaaaatcatatatatatatatatatatatagagttattGTAACACaaaatcttttgaaaaaaaaaaaaaaaaaaaactaaaatgagTCATTCAAGTTTCATTAGCatttatttactaattttacctcatatCCATGGTTAGCTCCAGCTTGCAGATCAGTTTCCACTGTGATAACAtagagaagaaattaaacattgAAACACATGTTAAtgcaccaaaataataataatgataataacgaaaaaaaaaaatacagtgaTTGTGAAACTTACAGTTTCCGGGGTCGAGATATGCCAGAGAGACAAGAAATCCTGGGCCTACATAAGACAGAAACTTTCTCCATCCACGTTTCTATGTCAtcacaaataatcataaaaccaaaaattccATCAGTCaaactcataaaaaaataaaataaaatttacagttttgtttgacaattattttgaattgaaattctcttatctccaacatgaaaaaaataaaaaataaaaaataaaaataaaaactcatatGCATAATCatatttctgtttttctctcgATTCTGTTGGAAATTCgccaataaaatttttttccgCATGTATCCTTGCAGTGAACAAATTGTCATGGATGAGAGAGAATTGTTTATATCCTCAACATCATGATATATAACtcataagattttaaaaacaaaatttataaaagaaagaaagacctGGACATCGTCGGGATGGTGGTCGGTAGTGTTTTTGTCGGAGTTGTCATTAGAGACGGAAGTAGGCGGTGGGGGGGACTTCAAGGAGGCTATTCGGTTGCTTCCACTTCCCCATGTCGATGGAATTGCAACATTCATATTGCTACCGTGTTGATGTTGTTGGCtttccatgattttttttttctttcttttttttcttttcagtgTGTTTCTTTGTCTACCACACTGTGTTTTTAGCTGATGACAGTGATGAGAAAGACACAAAACTGGAATATGGCATGCATGAATTTATAGAGAAATGGTTCATGTTGTCCTAGGAGCAGTctctcccttttcttttttttttaatttttcacttcCCCAAATACCTTCTACATACTCGTGCCAGAAACGACGGGttactatattttcttttcctttccttaattaattaaaagtaatcttttgtttaatttaatttgctcCAAATTAAGAATCAAGTTGACCCTTCTTCTTGGTTCattatctaaatttttatattgggtttaactaatataatatatccCACTCGTTTCAACAATTGGagattttagtttttaactaCTTTGTTTTTCCAAAGATTTTGAGATGCAAAATTAGTTTAGATGTTACACTTGTAAGGCatactcctaaacccatatatCATTCATAAAAGTGTGCTTTTTTGTGCCTACGAAAGTGAGGCACATgtagctttatttatttttaaaaataataacttatcctcatttagatttttggattatttgTTTGTAAACTACAATATAgaacataaatttatttaataattttatatttatttttaataatcttaaacatattttatttttttaaatattcaattttaaaggTTTAAAAGGGCATACACTTGTATTTGAAAGCTTGATCCAATGGTAAAACCATTGAGAATGGTTCAAATcttgattttgataaaaaaactcCCTTTCCctaaattgtaatttaaaaaaataaaaataaaaaaaaggaagcttACACCTTAGACCTCTAATACTTACTTCGGCTTTTAAAACATTGATTTTAACCTTCTTTAACATTggtatcaaaaaaagaaaaaaagaaaaattataatacattatattgtttgcaaaatattaatttgtatttatttacctgtatattttttcaaaaggaaCAACAGAATCTTCAAACAGAACCTTCTTTtcacacttttattttttttataattattcttttcaCACACTTTGAACTAGCAATATATTTAACTTGAAGCCCTTTATTTTGAACTTAGTAGtggtattatatttatatatagagagagagtactaaacaatatatgtaaataaattgGTCATAGTTCATATTGTCCAAAGAAATATAAGGGTATCAATCAATCTAAACTAGAAAAATAGATTCTACATAAAGTTTTAATTAACAATGTTCGTAAGCATGTGACGGATATTCTACTCTATACACAccttgaattttaatttatatcataGAGTTTAAGCATGTTCCATGCATGCCTTTATCCCTTGAGAGTTTCAAGTCCTCCAAGAGAGTCATGCACAATCACAATTCACATACCTAACTTAtgggtttatttatatatgtatacatataatatatatatatattctcaaatcgtatactatatatatatttactataaTGGGTAGTTAATTTCAACTCTCACCTCATCTTGATCCCCCTGATAATTGACACAGTAGGCCCATTAGTTAACTGTCAAGAAcacaaaataacaaacaaaataagcagaatttttaaaaattggtcTGGCtggttattaaaatttaaaatatgttaaagCCCTTGTCTATCTTCAGGTCACTGATTTGTATCGTTTTGATCGGCCGAGTTATTGGTCTCTGTTTCGTTTTTCTTGTCGTTTTATCGAAGAGATTATTAGAGAGAGAGGATGAGGATTAGTTTATTGGTCAAATTCATGGAGATGTTATACATGCCCAAATTTGCTACCTGCCCATTGGAGGTGCtcagttttatatataattccaACTTTATTGTCTAGCTAATCTTATtaagaaacaacaaaaaaatatatatttaaaagttgaAACAATAATTGCATGTTAGGATATTATTAGAACaagatattatcatttttttcgaAAAGCAACATAAAaactaagattttatttttatttttatttttattgtttggtCCCACCAAAACTCAAATCGCCAATAACCAcaaacaaatacaaataaataagtatattcTGTGTTTGTAATCTgcaagtaaaaaatatattatatggttCTTTAAAAACAGGATTTTTCACTCATccatttatctatttatatttaaatatttatgtttttcattaaaagaaaaaaacatttatatatttatatgatatcgTTGTTACATAGACATTCATATGCATGGTCCCGCCGGCTGCTAATTATACCAGAACTTCATGGCCAGTTTTGACGAACCACTTCTTTGTTTTGGCTATTTCACATATAATCCAAATCTAGCTTAGGtagctatacatatatatatatatatatatatatatatattcacaaaagGACAATGCATTCTATGTTTCCTATTTTCCCAGATGCAttcttttgtttcttaattcaaccccccccccccccccccctccctttccttctttttttttatttttttttataagtgttCGTatgatataatttatgaaaatagaattttagcagttttgtattataaatttttttaaaaataatttttattaaaaaattaataaatatttgattataaataaaaaaatatattaaatgcttattgGATTTcccatataagttaaaaaaaagtatttttaaaaaaaaaaatcttaaaattcaGGCTTttctaaaatagtttaaaaaaaaaaatttcttgttaaCAAGTGCTTCTAACTCTTGcctaacatttttatttttcaacaaatagcTTTTTATCCTCAAATAGAACttttaatctaaaaaaaaaaaaaaaactatgccaAATAAACACTTAAAGAAGTTGGcacactaaaaaaaatatatattactattttcTTAAACCTAAACTGGTAGGGTCCTATAAGTATTAcaaggataatatatatatatatatggcaattCTACGATATGGACCGCATCCAAAATTGAAGCTTTTGGATGAAAACGTCGGTTTTGCTGTACATTGTACACATCAAAGTCGATGTTTTTATTCAAAAAGCATCGGATTTGGATGCGTCCGTATCGTAGAaaccctatatatataaagtttttttacgGTGCGGATGGTCTACATGCGAAAACATCCAAAACCAACGCTTTTAGAATAAAAGCTTTGGCTTTATTGTAAAAGGATCGATTTTAAATGCAATTTGTATACGGATTGTCCGTACAGTAGaattaccttatatatatatacatatattatatgtatatataaatatatgtgctACTATAGGATAAACTacccatttttttgttttgtttttttggggaaaagcaGTCTATTATTAACACTAGTTAagttaatatataaaactatgaCGATGGAATGGTTATAATTGGTCATCGCCCATTCCTTGATGGGACATTTCGCCCATATTGATactcctctatatatatatatatatatatatatatatttatgtatttatatgttttcacagaacaacaaatatatattattatttggatgCTCTATCCTCTTGAAATATTACTCATTTACACTTTATTTTCAAACTACATAAATCACTCATATTACTTTCTTTTAAACTATTGTTTATTTgtctaataaatttgaaaaattagttTGTCTATTgtacaaaatgaaaaagaaaaagtttcatGAAGTTGGTattcttaaattttatcaaatttctatgTCAAAATGTGTTTAAGCTGAAGTGACAGAGAACTAATAATTTAGGGAGCAAATGCATGTCAAAGGTTTTGTAAAATTTGGGACAAAGTGAAAGGCATATACAGTTTGAAGAGATAGTGCTGTTAGCTTAATTATTAACTATAAGAATTTTATtgctaaacaataataacaataatactaataataataaacatatgcATTTgaactcttttggcacctaagaaaaatataaaagaaactcAAACATATGCATTTGAACTCATTCGGCAcctaagaaaaatatgaaagaaactCTTTTTggtacattatttttttatttgatctcTTGTGTATATTTTTCTTCCTCACATacctttctttattattaaatttgtgcCTTTTGGCCACttggcataaaaaataaaaagaaatattttatttacacaaCCTGAAATTtggaataaacataaaaatattccACACCCCTATAAGAGTTTAAATTACCTTTGTAcctttatttaaatcaaattaccataaatacttttttttttcaataagtaatttgaaaacttcaaaaatttgttaatatatattttaattaattttatttagctAAGtgatcatttttcaattttgaaaaaaaaaactactcatgattttaataaaataagttttttttttttaacaaaggaATAATTtgccaaatatattttactgaatgtattaaaatgaattataatttatcaaatatataaaaataatttaaattttttgaaaaagtgtGAATGGAATtataagaaatttgaaaaatatttttatattttcctcaaaatttagccggtgtaaatgaaatattctaaaaaaaattgtagtcaAGTTTATTAAATTTCACCCGTTTatgatttcttctttttctccttttttttttttttctctttattttggaTGAGGTAAATTAGACTACTACTTTACTGATTTCTAGTTTAATTCCTTAAATCCCATGTTTAGCCCAACACTTGACAGAATTAAAACTTAAGCCCACCAATAATCCCTGAATAATTTCTATCCAATTTGctttttagt includes the following:
- the LOC107406075 gene encoding metal transporter Nramp6.1-like, with protein sequence MESQQHQHGSNMNVAIPSTWGSGSNRIASLKSPPPPTSVSNDNSDKNTTDHHPDDVQKRGWRKFLSYVGPGFLVSLAYLDPGNLETDLQAGANHGYELLWVILIGLVFALIIQSLAANLGVTTGKHLAELCKAEYPLLVKYCLWLLAELAVIAADIPEVIGTAFALNILFNIPVWVGVLLTGGSTLLLLGLQRYGIRKLEMLIAVLVFIMAACFFGEMSYVKPPASKLLKGMFVPKLGGKGATGDAIALLGALVMPHNLFLHSALVLSRKVPHSVRGINDACRFFLMESGFALFVALLINIAVVSVSGTVCKADNLSGVNNDRCNDLTLNSASFLLQNVLGRSSKIIYAIALLASGQSSAITGTYAGQYIMQGFLELKMKKWKRNLITRCIAITPSLIVSIIGGSSGAGRLIIIASMILSFELPFALLPLLKFSSSATKMGPHKNSIFIVIFSWILGFGIIGINIYYLSTAFVDWVIHSTLPKAATVFIGIIVFPLMAIYILAIVYLTFRKDTAVTFVDTTKNTTFTEIEIGNGAVNPDRPHDHIPYREDLVDIPLPQ